From a region of the Arachis ipaensis cultivar K30076 chromosome B09, Araip1.1, whole genome shotgun sequence genome:
- the LOC107616839 gene encoding aluminum-activated malate transporter 10 isoform X2, giving the protein MSQQDKEVVKGVVEWKIKLGDDDHDNHSLALSSLLLLPSVMVACIWGAMVGVSMKVCKFVKKAWQMGLDDPRKFIHGLKVGVALSAVSFFYYIKPLYDGVGGNSMWAVMTVVVVFEYTAGATICKVINRICGTSLAGFLAIGVHWLADRAGEQGGPMIAGVSLFLSSATTFSRFIPSIKARFDYGCLIFILTFSLVAVSGYRVEKLLDLAQQRVSTVIIGTCLCIIVSMTICPIWAGQELHLLVIKNLDKLANSLQGNVDEYFNNNQQEGASDEECRTKLIGYKCVLSSKATEETMANLARWEPAHGRFNFRHPWKQYVKVGASMRTCASCLDALIACINSHNQAPDHIKNKISGISVKLGSKCANVIKEVATTMRNMTKSSKVDMLIMEMNDAAQELRDLLNNSHSNNLLIIPQKPSTTTNEEDEEVVGSVVELNMMMIPAVMEIIQVVTVASLLIETVSRVEDIVKAVDELSNLAKFKEPKCVKDNKIHPTKQQNHHDDVHEAANNNDNKTLQMV; this is encoded by the exons ATGAGCCAACAAGATAAGGAAGTGGTGAAAGGAGTAGTGGAATGGAAGATCAAACTAGGAGATGATGATCATGATAACCACTCATTAGCGTTATCATCATTATTGTTATTACCATCAGTGATGGTGGCTTGTATTTGGGGAGCCATGGTAGGGGTGAGTATGAAGGTTTGCAAGTTTGTGAAGAAAGCATGGCAAATGGGTTTGGATGACCCTAGAAAATTCATCCATGGATTGAAAGTTGGGGTGGCACTTTCAGCAGTTTCATTTTTTTACTACATAAAGCCTTTATATGATGGAGTTGGTGGAAATTCTATGTGGGCAGTCATGACAGTTGTGGTAGTTTTTGAATACACAGCAG GGGCAACCATTTGTAAAGTTATAAATAGAATATGTGGGACATCACTTGCTGGGTTTCTAGCCATTGGGGTTCACTGGTTAGCAGATAGAGCTGGAGAACAAGGGGGGCCTATGATTGCTGGCGTCTCTCTCTTCCTCT CTTCTGCAACAACATTCTCGAGATTCATTCCGAGCATAAAGGCTCGTTTTGACTATGGGTGCTTAATATTCATATTGACATTCAGTTTGGTTGCGGTGTCGGGTTATAGAGTTGAGAAGTTGTTGGATTTGGCACAACAGAGAGTTTCAACAGTTATAATTGGGACATGCCTTTGTATAATAGTGAGCATGACCATTTGCCCCATTTGGGCTGGTCAAGAGCTTCATCTTTTGGTTATTAAGAATCTTGACAAGCTCGCCAATTCCCTACAAG GTAATGTAGATGAGTacttcaataataatcaacagGAAGGAGCGAGTGACGAGGAGTGTAGAACGAAGCTAATTGGTTACAAGTGTGTCCTAAGTTCCAAAGCAACAGAAGAAACTATG GCAAATTTAGCAAGATGGGAGCCTGCACATGGGCGGTTCAACTTCCGTCACCCATGGAAGCAGTATGTTAAAGTAGGGGCCTCCATGCGCACTTGTGCTTCCTGCTTAGATGCTCTTATTGCCTGCATTAATTCACATAATCAG GCTCCAGATCACATAAAGAACAAGATTAGCGGCATCTCAGTGAAACTGGGATCCAAATGTGCCAACGTCATAAAAGAGGTAGCAACAACAATGAGGAACATGACAAAATCATCCAAAGTTGACATGTTAATTATGGAGATGAACGATGCAGCACAAGAACTGAGGGACTTGTTGAATAATTCACATTCAAACAATCTATTGATTATCCCACAAAAACCATCAACAACAACAaacgaagaagatgaagaagtagtGGGTTCAGTAGTTGAATTGAATATGATGATGATACCAGCAGTGATGGAAATAATTCAGGTGGTAACTGTGGCTTCATTGCTCATTGAAACTGTGTCGCGTGTGGAAGACATTGTGAAAGCCGTTGATGAACTATCAAATTTGGCTAAATTCAAAGAACCCAAGTGTGTCAAAGACAATAAGATCCACCCAACCAAGCAGCAGAATCATCATGATGATGTTCACGAAGCAgccaataataatgataataaaacgCTCCAAATGGTCTGA
- the LOC107616839 gene encoding aluminum-activated malate transporter 10 isoform X1: MSQQDKEVVKGVVEWKIKLGDDDHDNHSLALSSLLLLPSVMVACIWGAMVGVSMKVCKFVKKAWQMGLDDPRKFIHGLKVGVALSAVSFFYYIKPLYDGVGGNSMWAVMTVVVVFEYTAGATICKVINRICGTSLAGFLAIGVHWLADRAGEQGGPMIAGVSLFLCASATTFSRFIPSIKARFDYGCLIFILTFSLVAVSGYRVEKLLDLAQQRVSTVIIGTCLCIIVSMTICPIWAGQELHLLVIKNLDKLANSLQGNVDEYFNNNQQEGASDEECRTKLIGYKCVLSSKATEETMANLARWEPAHGRFNFRHPWKQYVKVGASMRTCASCLDALIACINSHNQAPDHIKNKISGISVKLGSKCANVIKEVATTMRNMTKSSKVDMLIMEMNDAAQELRDLLNNSHSNNLLIIPQKPSTTTNEEDEEVVGSVVELNMMMIPAVMEIIQVVTVASLLIETVSRVEDIVKAVDELSNLAKFKEPKCVKDNKIHPTKQQNHHDDVHEAANNNDNKTLQMV, encoded by the exons ATGAGCCAACAAGATAAGGAAGTGGTGAAAGGAGTAGTGGAATGGAAGATCAAACTAGGAGATGATGATCATGATAACCACTCATTAGCGTTATCATCATTATTGTTATTACCATCAGTGATGGTGGCTTGTATTTGGGGAGCCATGGTAGGGGTGAGTATGAAGGTTTGCAAGTTTGTGAAGAAAGCATGGCAAATGGGTTTGGATGACCCTAGAAAATTCATCCATGGATTGAAAGTTGGGGTGGCACTTTCAGCAGTTTCATTTTTTTACTACATAAAGCCTTTATATGATGGAGTTGGTGGAAATTCTATGTGGGCAGTCATGACAGTTGTGGTAGTTTTTGAATACACAGCAG GGGCAACCATTTGTAAAGTTATAAATAGAATATGTGGGACATCACTTGCTGGGTTTCTAGCCATTGGGGTTCACTGGTTAGCAGATAGAGCTGGAGAACAAGGGGGGCCTATGATTGCTGGCGTCTCTCTCTTCCTCTGTG CTTCTGCAACAACATTCTCGAGATTCATTCCGAGCATAAAGGCTCGTTTTGACTATGGGTGCTTAATATTCATATTGACATTCAGTTTGGTTGCGGTGTCGGGTTATAGAGTTGAGAAGTTGTTGGATTTGGCACAACAGAGAGTTTCAACAGTTATAATTGGGACATGCCTTTGTATAATAGTGAGCATGACCATTTGCCCCATTTGGGCTGGTCAAGAGCTTCATCTTTTGGTTATTAAGAATCTTGACAAGCTCGCCAATTCCCTACAAG GTAATGTAGATGAGTacttcaataataatcaacagGAAGGAGCGAGTGACGAGGAGTGTAGAACGAAGCTAATTGGTTACAAGTGTGTCCTAAGTTCCAAAGCAACAGAAGAAACTATG GCAAATTTAGCAAGATGGGAGCCTGCACATGGGCGGTTCAACTTCCGTCACCCATGGAAGCAGTATGTTAAAGTAGGGGCCTCCATGCGCACTTGTGCTTCCTGCTTAGATGCTCTTATTGCCTGCATTAATTCACATAATCAG GCTCCAGATCACATAAAGAACAAGATTAGCGGCATCTCAGTGAAACTGGGATCCAAATGTGCCAACGTCATAAAAGAGGTAGCAACAACAATGAGGAACATGACAAAATCATCCAAAGTTGACATGTTAATTATGGAGATGAACGATGCAGCACAAGAACTGAGGGACTTGTTGAATAATTCACATTCAAACAATCTATTGATTATCCCACAAAAACCATCAACAACAACAaacgaagaagatgaagaagtagtGGGTTCAGTAGTTGAATTGAATATGATGATGATACCAGCAGTGATGGAAATAATTCAGGTGGTAACTGTGGCTTCATTGCTCATTGAAACTGTGTCGCGTGTGGAAGACATTGTGAAAGCCGTTGATGAACTATCAAATTTGGCTAAATTCAAAGAACCCAAGTGTGTCAAAGACAATAAGATCCACCCAACCAAGCAGCAGAATCATCATGATGATGTTCACGAAGCAgccaataataatgataataaaacgCTCCAAATGGTCTGA